One genomic region from Epinephelus moara isolate mb chromosome 8, YSFRI_EMoa_1.0, whole genome shotgun sequence encodes:
- the LOC126394395 gene encoding uncharacterized protein LOC126394395 isoform X1: MGRELDQVKKDCDSVRNQLIEVSRKLENTQVLQDRYKDNVKRDLKLEEKKYRVILTEKERLERELQLSTHQVSQQQHTITIQKAAKDSLEQTVKTLREEVESLTLHNRESETEIDGLREAFEKLLRQKIVLITDRARSGKQVYDSTFLLYKYRQCYQKERRVQRQAALVVKQREEIEELKLALAQRPDNVVVKLMKSQWDNRELKKQLMALKGEKVKYEVTYQHAREENKKLTEGLSEMKVDAGHKPKAEHQSEPPQLSRHTRFPLSADRTPSQSEDRSGRVPVLPPLTKTTQPCVRKLVPRPPPPSTPKSTPDLKLRVRRVLPPQATPVRCCRLQGPVEQKSCAIPPFFPLMSPPVCFPVC; the protein is encoded by the coding sequence ATGGGCAGAGAGCTGGACCAGGTCAAGAAGGATTGTGACTCTGTGCGCAACCAGCTGATAGAGGTCAGTAGGAAACTGGAGAACACACAGGTGTTGCAGGACAGATATAAAGACAATGTGAAACGGGACCTTAAGCTGGAGGAGAAGAAATACAGGGTGATCctgacagagaaggagaggttAGAAAGAGAGCTGCAGCTCTCTACGCACCAGGTATCGCAGCAGCAACATACCATCACTATCCAGAAGGCTGCAAAAGACTCCTTAGAGCAGACAGTGAAAACACTCAGGGAGGAAGTTGAGTCCCTCACGCTGCACAACAGGGAGTCTGAGACTGAGATTGATGGACTGAGAGAGGCTTTCGAGAAGCTTCTTAGGCAGAAAATTGTGTTGATCACAGACAGAGCGAGGAGTGGAAAGCAAGTCTATGATTCCACCTTTCTGCTGTATAAATACAGGCAGTGCTACCAGAAAGAGCGCCGTGTGCAGCGCCAAGCAGCACTCGTTGTGAAACAGCGCGAAGAGATCGAGGAGCTAAAGCTCGCGTTGGCACAGCGTCCGGATAACGTGGTGGTGAAGCTGATGAAGAGTCAGTGGGACAACAGAGAGCTCAAGAAGCAGCTCATGGCATTAAAGGGCGAAAAAGTCAAGTACGAGGTGACTTATCAGCATGCcagggaagaaaacaaaaagctcACAGAGGGCCTGAGTGAGATGAAGGTGGACGCTGGGCACAAGCCCAAAGCAGAGCACCAGAGTGAGCCTCCGCAATTATCGAGGCACACTCGGTTCCCTCTCTCTGCTGACAGGACCCCGTCTCAGTCTGAAGACAGGTCTGGTCGTGTGCCCGTCCTCCCTCCCCTCACCAAAACGACCCAGCCTTGTGTGAGAAAATTGGTGCCGCGCCCACCTCCACCCTCAACTCCAAAGTCTACACCTGACTTGAAGTTGCGCGTCAGAAGAGTGCTCCCGCCTCAAGCAACACCTGTCC